Within the Cyanobium sp. ATX 6F1 genome, the region TGGCATCGTTGAACTCGGCGACGGCCACGGCGGCGAACGGAAGCTGGGCCGATTGTATGGACGCGTGGTCCTGGACCGAGCCGATGCTCAGGCCCAGGCTCGCCGCTCGGATGGGGCGATCAGAGCTTGTCGATCGAGCGCTTGAGGTCTTCGAGCTCCGCATCCACCTGGGCTGCCTTGGCGGGCTCCAGCTTGGGCAGCGGAGCATCGGCGGCCAGCAGGGGGATGGCCGCCGCACCGCCCTCGAGCCGATTCTTGAGGGCGGCCAGTTCGTCGTCCACGTCGCTGCCGCCCTCGAGGGAGGCGAACTGGCTTTCCAGATCGGCGCCGGCCAGCTCGGCGGCCGCCTGGCTGCGGGCCTCCTGCTGCAGCACCTTCTCCTCCATCTGCTCGAAGGCGGCCATGGCGGAATTGGTGCCCAGCCCGCTGACGGCGCTCTGGAGCTGCTCCTGGGCCTGGGCGGCCTGGGAGCGGGCCTTGAGCATGTCTTTTTTGGTCTTGGCCTCGGCGATCTTGCCCTCGAGGGCCAGAAGGCTTTTCTTGAGCGTCTCCACCTGGCCGGCCTGGCCATTGAGCTGGGCGTTCAGGGCGGTGGCGGTGTCCTGGTAGGTCTTGCGGCGACTGAGCGCTTCGCGGGCCAGATCCTCTTCACCTTTCTTGAGCGCCAGCTCGGCCCGTTCGTACCAGGTTTTCGACTGGGACTCCGCCTGCTCGGCCTGGTTCTGGATGCGCTTCTGGCTGGCGATGGCGGTGGCCACGGCCGTGCGCAGCTTCACCAGGTCGGCCTGCATGTCGGCCACCGATTGATCCAGGATCTTCCCGGGGTCCTCAGCCTTGCTCACCAGGTCGTTGAGGTTGGCGCGCAGCAGACGGCTCAACCGATCGAAGAAGCCCATGAATCAAAGTGGGAGCGATCCGGAGGCTAGCGGCAGCGCCCGGTCAAAACAGTCCGGCCAGGGCCGGATGCCCGCACCTAGCCTTGTGCCATGGCCCGCGCCCGCCCCGAGCAGACCCGCCGCATCGGCAACCTGTCGCTGCTGATGGCGGCGCCGCGCCCCCCCGCCGCAGCCCTCGGCGACTGCCTGGCGCGTCTCCAGCAGGAGTGGCAACGGGAAGGAAGCCTGGCGGCCCTGTGGCAGGCCTGGCCACGCATCGCCGGCCCGCAGTTGGCGCCCCACTGCCGCCCCACCAGCTTCCGCGGCGGTCTGCTCACGGTGGGAGCCAGCCACCCCCAGTGGCTGCAGGGGCTTCGCTACAACCGACATCAGCTGCTGGGGGCCCTGCGCGGGGCGGGCTTCACGGTGCGCGACCTGCGCTTCCAACAGATCCAGCCCGCCGCCCCCTTCACCCCCGGCGCCGAGGCGGAGGCGGCCACCTGGGCCGTCCATCCCAGCCGCGTGGATGTGCATGGCATGGGCACCTGCCCCGACTGCGGCCGCCCCTCCCCTGGCGGTGAAATCCAGCGCTGGGGGCACTGCAGCTTCTGCCGGCGCCAGCCCCAGGAGCCCTTGGGCGAATCTCAGTAGCGCTCCGGCCGGGGATCCCGCCACTGGATCCGGGCCTGGCCCCGGTTGATCAGCCCCCGGGCCCGCTCGTCCAGGCGGCGGCGGTCCAGGCGCCAGAGCTTGTAGAGGCCAATGTGGGCCAGTTCCTCGGCCCCCAACCCCTGCCAATAGGGCTCCTGGGAGGTGGTGTCGTCGATCACCACCAGCACCGTGGGCGCCTCATCAAGGCGGGCGGGGGCCTGGCCATGGCGGCGTTCGTTCAACAGCCGGTCGTTGAGGTTGACCAGATCCGCCGGCAGGCGGCCCTCGTAGAGCACGACCCGGCGGCTGTAGTAGTGCAGCGACGGCTTCAGGATCCCGACCATCGCCACCGATTCACTCGGCCGTCGCTGGCGCACCAGCTCAGAAGCGATCTGGCGCACCGGCCGCTGGCGCACCCCATCCCCCAGGCTCCACATCGGCAACACCGCCACGGCCTGGAACAGCACCAGCGGCAGCTGCACGGCCAGCAGCCAGCCCGGGGGCCGCAGGGGCCAGCGCCAGAGCACCAGGCCCACCACCACCAGCAGAGAGAAACAGAAGGCCGCCCGCAGCACCAGTCCACTGGCCAGCAGCTCAGCGGGCAGGGTGGGCATCTCCGGATCGTTGATCAGCGGCACCCAGCGGGGGGAGGCCCAGAGGGCAGCGGCCAGTAGGGCCCCCAGCAGCAGGGTCAGGCCCTGGGCCCAGGCCAGGGGCCGATCCGGCACCGGCCTTGAAGGCCAAGGGGGAGCCGGCTGATCGGCGCCCTGGGCCGCCAGGGCGACCAGCAGGGCTGCGGCCGGGGTGGCCGGCAGCCAGTAGCTGGGCAGCTTCGTGGCCGAGACCGTGAAGAAGGCCAGCACCACGAGCAGCCAGCAGGCGGCAAAAGCCCCAAGGCTGGTGGCAGGAGGGCTGGTCGCAGGAAGGCTGTTGGCCTGCCGGCCCGCACCTCGGGGGCGCCCCAGGGCACGCCCCAGGCCCAGCAGCAGCAGGGGCGTGAACGGCAGGCTGGCCACCACCAGCACCGGGCCGAAGTACCACCAGGGCTGCAGGTGCTGGTTCACCACCGAGCTGAACCGCTGCAGGTTGTGGTACCCGAAAAAGCTGTCCCAGAAAGGCTTGCCTTCCACCACCAGCTCAGCGGCGAACCAGGGCACCGCCACCAGGGCGGTGATCGCCAGGCCCCGCAGGGGGCGAAACCGCCCCACCAGGACGCCAAGGTTGCCCTGGTGCAGGCCGAAGACCAGCAGGGTGAGACCCACCAGGAGCAGCGCCACCGGCCCCTTGGCCAGCACCGCCAGCCCCAGCAGCGGCCAGGGGGCCCACCTGGGGCGGCGTGGGTCGGCGTGGGCCTGCCAGAACAGCAGCAGGGTGAGGGCGACGCCGGCGGTGAACAGACCATCGCTGACGCCGATGCGCCCCCAGAGGATCACCAGGGGCGAAAGGGCGAAGGCCAGGGGCGCCGCCAGGGCCGTCAGCGCCGGCCAGCGCGGGGGCCGCCCTGACGATCCGGCCGGCTGGGGCCAGCGCAGCAGGGTGAAGGCCAGGGCCACCATCACGGCGATCGACGCCAGGGCCGTGGGCAGGTTGGCGGCCCAGGTGCCCAGGGGGTTCCAGTGCGGCTGGCCGGGCAGCAGGTAGCCCAGGGCCATCGCCCAATAGACCAGTGGCGGCTTGTCGTAGCGGGGCAGGCCGTTGACGGCGGGGGTCAGCCAGTCGCCCGTCTCGGCCATGGCCCGGGCAGCGGCGGCAAACAGGGGCGGGGTCTCATCCACCAGGCCCGATTCGCCCAGCCCCCGCAGGAACAGCAGCACCCCCAGCGCCACGGTGAGGCCCAGAACCACGCCGCTGCTCAGGCGGGAAGGACGCTCTGGAATCACGCGGCGCGAAACACGGCAAACGAACTTATTCCCAGATGGCTGTCAAGCAGGCGACCGCCCCAGGGCGCTCAGCAGCCAGCGCTCCAGGCGCTCCGCGAAGGCGGCCCTCGAGCAGGTGCGCTCCACCCAGGCCCGGCAGGACTGGCGATCGAGTCCCTCGGCGTCGGCCACCGCCGCCGCCAGGGCGGGCACGTCGTCGGGGGGGACCAGCAGCCCATTGATCCCGGGCTGCACCAGCTCCCCAGGGCCGCCGCGGCGGTAGGCCACCACGGGCACGCCGCAGGCCATCGCCTCCACCACCACATTGCCGAAGGCCTCGTTCCACTTCGGGGTGTTGAGCAGCGCCGCGCAGCGGCCCAGCTCGGCCTGGAGCTCGGAGGTGGGCAGGAACCCTCGCCAGTCGACGGTGCCGGCGGGCACCGCGGCCTCCACGGCGGCGGCGTAGGCGGGATCCTCCACGAGCCCCCACACCGCCAGACGCCGCCCCAGCAGGGCTGCCGCCCTGGCCGCGTCCTCGAGCCCCTTCTCCGGGGCGATCCGCCCCACCCAGCCCAGCAGGGGCTCGGGCGCGGCGCAGAAACCGTAGGCCTCCAGATCGAAGCCGTTGCCCACCAGCACCGGCGCTTCGCTGAGCTCGAAATCGTCGGCCTGGGCCCGGGTGTGAAACGCCAGCCGGCGTTGATCCCAGCGGGCCACATCGGCGATCACCGCATCCATCACCTCCGCCACCGAGCCCATGCTCACCAGGTGCAGCAGGGGGGTGTGCAGCTGGGGCGTCAGCCAGAACGGCAGCCAGTCGTAGGCCAGGTTGATCAGGGCATCGAAGCCGGCTTGCGACCCCACGGCCCGCTGCCACAGCCGCGGCAGCAGGGCCTGCGCGGGCATCACGACGGGGGAGTCCCGGCGCTGGTGCTGCCAGCTGGGCTGGTCCACTCCGGGGCAGCTCCAGAGGCGAGCGCGCTCGCAGCCTGCGGGCAGCCGCGACCCATCGGCCGCCAGCACGGTGAGGTGGTGGCCGCGCTCCAGCAGGCCCGCCACCAGGCTGGCCAGGGTGAGCTCCACCCCGCCGCCCCTGCCGCTGCCGAGGGCCCCGACCGGGGTGCTGACCACCAGCAGCCGCAGCGCCTCAGCCCCCATCGCCTGGGCCCTCCCAGAGTTGCTGGCGCCGGTTGATCAACAGCACGGAGATCAGGGCCACCACCGCCCCGAGCCACTGCAGGGGCCTGAGCTCCTCCGCCAGCAGTAGCTGGCCGCACACCAGGGCGAACAGGGGGGTGAGGAAGGTGAGGGAGCTGAAGCCGGTGAGGTCCCCGCGGCTGGCGAATGTGAAGAACAGGCCATAGGCCAGGGCGCTGCCGAAGACGCTGGCGTAGGCCATCAGGCCCCAGTCCTGGGCGCTCCACTGGGGCCAGAAGGGGGGGGCGCCGCTCCAGATCAGCGGGGCCAGAGCCGAAGCGAGCAGCAGGGGCACACCCCCCAGCAGCATGTGCCAACCGGTGATCGCCACAGGATCGCTGGAACGGCAGGCGTAGCGGCTGATCACGGTGCCGAAGGCCATGGCCAGGGCCGCCCCCAGCATCCACAGTTCGCCGTGGCTCCAGGCCCGGGCCCCGAGGCTGGAGGGGGCTTCCAGCCACCAGTGCTGCAACAGCGGCGCCGGGAGTCCCAGGCAGACGATGCCCAGCACCCCCAGCAGCAGGCCGAGCCAGCCCACGGGATTGATCGCCTCAGCGAACAGGCTGCGGGCCAGCAGCGCCACCACCAGGGGTTGGGAATCGATCAACACCGACCCCAGGCCGGCACCGGTCTGGCCCAGGCCCACGGCCAGCAGCGCCTGGAACAAGGTGGCGTCGACGGCGGCAAACAGCAGCAGCCAGCCCAGGTCCCGGCGCTCGACGCGCAGGGAGCGGCCCAACAGGGCAGCGGCCAGCAGCACCAGCAGGCCGGCGGGCACCAGGCGCATCCAGGCCAGGGTGAGCGGACCGGCGCCCACCAGCAGAGGTTTCATTGCCGCCATCGCCGTGCCCCAGAGCGCGAAGGGCAGCAGCATCAGGAGCCAGCGCGGCAAAAAGGGCATCGGGCAGGCTGCAGAACCCCTTTTTAAGATCCAGCGACTCTGCACCGCGTTTCATGTCCTGGCCCTGGCGCCGCAAGTCCCGCCGCAAGCTGGCCCGGATTGCCATCGAAGGAGCGATCGCCGGCGCCACCCGGGAGCGGGTGCTCAAGGCCCTGCGGCAGGTGGAGGAACGCGAATTCCCCGCCCTGCTGCTCCGGATCGACAGCCCCGGGGGCACCGTCGGCGACAGCCAGGAGATCCATGCCGCCCTGATGCGCCTGCGCTCCAAGGGCTGCAAGGTGGTGGCCAGCTTCGGCAACATCTCCGCCTCCGGCGGCGTCTATGTGGGGGTGGCGGCGGATCGGATCGTCGCCAACCCGGGCACGATCACCGGCTCGATCGGCGTGATCCTGCGGGGCAACAACCTCTCGAAGCTGCTGGAGCGCGTCGGCATCAGCTTCGAGACGGTAAAGAGCGGCCTCTACAAGGACATCCTTTCCCCCGATCGGGCCCTCACCGAGGGGGAGCGGGAGCTGCTGCAGGCCCTGATCGATTCGAGCTACGGCCAGTTCGTCACGGCCGTGGCCGAGGGCCGCAGCCTCAGCGAGGAGGTGGTGCGGGGCTTCGCCGACGGGCGCGTGTTCAGCGGTGCCCAGGCCAGGGAGCTGGGCCTGGTGGACGAGCTGGGTGATGAGGATGCGGCCCGGCGGCTGGCGGCCCGGCTGGCCGATCTCGATGAGGAGAAAACCCGGCCGGTGAGCTTCGGCCATCCGCGCAAGGGCCTGGGGAGCCTGATCCCGGGCCGGGCCCTCTGGGGTGAGCTGCGGGCGGCCCTCAGCCTGGAGCTGGCCTGGGGCGGCCAACCCCTCTGGCTCTACCGCCCATGAGCGAGACCCTGGCCCTGCGGGCCCTGCGGGGGGCCACCACCGCCAGCGCCAACAGCGCCGAAGCGATCGCCGAGGCGGTGGCGGAACTGATCAGCGACCTGATCGAGCGCAACCAACTGCAGGCAGAGCGCGTGCTCTCGGTCACCTTCAGCTGCACGACGGATCTGGATGCCTGCTTTCCCGCGGCGGTGGCCCGGCAGCGGGCCGGCTGGGACGCCGTCGCCCTGCTGGACTGCCAGCAGATGGCCGTGGCCGGCGACCTGCCCCGCTGCATCCGGCTGCTGGCCCACGCCTGGATGGAGCGCGACCAGCCGGTGGTCCACCCCTACCTGCGAGGGGCAGCCCTGCTGCGACCAGACCGATCTGGTCACAACTGACAGCTCGCCTGCCGCCCACCTGGGGAGCTGCGGGTCCCCCATGCTGACCAGAATCCAGTCGTTGGCGCGCCGCCTCGGCGCCCGCCTCTCCTCACCACCATGACCTCTCCGTTTGCCGTCCTGCGGCGCCCCCTGGCCATCGCCGCCGCCGCCGCCGGTGCCACCGTGTTGGGGGGTCTGACGGTGGCCGGTGGCACGGCCCTGCTGGAGGGCGCCGCGCCCGCCCCGGCCCGGGCCCAGGGCACCCCCAGCCTGCTGGAGTTCCGCTGGGACAACAACCGGGATTACCGCAAGCTCTACTACTTCGTCACCGACACCACGCGGCTGAAGCGTTCGGAGTATTACCTGATCCTCAAACCGAAGGACCGCAAGACCGCCATCCTCAAACTGAGCATCACCATCCCCGAAAGCTTTGATGTGAAGATCGATCCCAAGGACGTCAAACTCTGCGTCATGAAGGAAGGTGGCATGCTCTCCCGCACCCGTTGCTTGCAGGAGATTCCTGCCGTGGTGGAGATCCCCAAGGGTGGCCGGGCGATCGAGATCTTCCCCAACACGCCTGTCCCGGATGACAAGACCATCGGGGTCTACATCAACCTGTTCAACCCCTTCAACATCGGCATGTACCAGTTCAATGCCCTCGCCCAGGCTCCCGGTGACGTGCCGATGTCCGGCTACCTGGGCAGCTGGATTATCCAGATCGATCCCTCGAACTGACGGCGCCGACTGATAGGTTGATCGATCAAGACGAAATAGCAGCAGAGCCTGAGCCATGACCAAGCGGACCCTCGAAGGAACCAGCCGTAAGCGCAAGCGGGTCTCGGGCTTTCGCGTGCGCATGCGCAGCCACACCGGCCGTCGCGTGATCCGCACCCGCCGCCGCCGCGGCAGGGCCCGCCTGGCGGTCTGAACGGTCTGAACCGGTTTCACCCAACGGCCCCGCAGCCATGGTCCTGCCTAGGGAACATCGGCTGAGGGGCCGTTTCGTGTTCGATCACCTCTACCAGCAGGGGGTGCGCCACCACGGCCAATGGATGGTGCTACGCACCATGGCGGCCCGTGATGAGCTGCTCAGGAGCGAACTGCGCCGGCAGGCCCCCAGCCCCTGCCGCTGCGCGGTGGTGATCAGCACCAAGGTGAGCAAGCGCTCGGTGCAGCGCAACCGCCTGCGGCGTCTGTTCCACGACCACCTGCGGCTGTTCTGCCATGCCCAGGCGCCCGAGCAGCCGGCCCAGTGGATCCTGCTGAGCCTGAAGCCAGGGAGCGCCGAGGTGCCGGACGACGATCTGCTGGGAGAATGTTCCATGCTTCTGCAGAAAGCTGGACTGCGCCCATGACCCCCGACACCAGCACACCCCTGACCAGCTCCGAAACCCTGTTCTACGAAGGGGGGCCCGCCCGGGGTGACCTGATCTTCAACCTCCTATTCGGGCTCACCCTGATCGGCCTCCCGTTCACGGTGGGAGCGATCATCCGGGCCCTCTGGCTGCGCTTTCGGATCACCAGCCGCCGGGTGTCGGTCACGGGTGGCTGGATGGGCCGTGACCGCAGCCAGGTGGCCTACGGCCAGATCAAGGAGGTGCGCTCGATTCCGCGCGGTTTTGGCTTCTGGGGCGACATGGTGTTGGTGCTGAGCGACGGCGCCCGGCTGGAGATGCGCGCCATGCCCCGCTTCCGCGAGGCGGAGGCCTACATCAACGAGCAGATCGCGGCACGCACCCCAGCGGCCGCCAACGGTTTCGGCAACCCCCAGGCCGCCAGCGCCTGAGCCCGCCCGTCAACACCGGCCTGTGCTCATGCACACTGTCCCCATCGAACCTGTCCTCTGAGACCCCGACGCCGTGATCGGCTACATCTCCGACAATCTGCTGCTCCCGATCCTCGATTTCTTCTATGGATTGGTGCCCAGCTACGGGCTGGCGATCATTGCCCTGACCGTGGTGATCCGGCTGGCCCTGTTCCCCCTGAGTGCCGGCTCGATCCGCAGTGCCCGGCGCATGCGCATCGCCCAGCCGGTGATGCAGAAGCGCCAGGCGGAAATCAAGAGTCGCTACGCCTCCGACCCCCAGAAGCAGCAGGAGGAACTGGGCAAGCTGATGAAGGAGTTCGGCAGCCCCCTGGCGGGCTGTCTGCCTCTGCTGGTGCAGATGCCGATCCTGTTCGCTCTCTTCGCCACCCTGCGCGGCTCACCGTTTGCGGATGTGCCCTACACCCTCAACCTCAAGGTGGTGCCCGCCGAGGAGATCGCAGCGCTGGAGACCAAGCCCTTCGCCAGCGCCAGCCACTCGATCTTCATCACCGAGACCAGGCACGTGCCGGTGATCGCCAGCCTGCCGACCGGCACCAAGCTCGGGGTGGGTGAACGCCAGCAGGTGAAGATCGAAACCAAAGAAGGTGAAGCCTTCAGCTCCCTGCTGGCCGGGATCGACAACGGTGACGCCTTCAGGCCCAGTTGGAAGGTGAGCAAGGGCGAGGAGGTGGTGCGGGTCAGCGGCGACGGCACGATCGAGGCCCTGGCCCCCGGCGATGCCACCGTGGAGGCCAGCATTCCCGGCCTCGCGGCCCGAAGCGGTTTCCTGTTCATCAAGGCCCTCGGCCAGGTGGGCTTCTACACCGATGGAGCGATCAACTGGGACATCGCCATCCTGGTGGCGGGCTTCGGCCTGAGCCTGCTGGCCTCTCAGCTGCTCTCGGGCATGGGCATGCCGGCCAACCCCCAGCAGGCCACCGCCAACAAGATCACCCCGGTGATGATCACGGGGATGTTCCTGTTCTTCCCCCTGCCGGCCGGGGTGCTGCTCTACATGGTGGTGGCCAACATCTTCCAGGCCCTGCAGACCTTCCTGCTCACCCGTGAGGCCCTGCCGGACAATCTGCAGACGATTCTCGACCAGCAGATCGCCCAGCAGGCCGTGGCCGTCACGGCAGGGGGCAGCACTGAGGGCGGGCGTCTTCCCTTTGAGCCCAAGGGCAAGAAGTGAGCGGCGCGCTCCTGCCGGTGCCCCTGCAGGAGCTCAGGCTCCTGGCGGACGGCCGCCGCTGGACCGTGGACCAACCCCTGGACGATCTGGCCAGCCTCACCCCGGTGCGGGGGGAGCTGGAGGCCGTCCATCGCGGCACCGTGCTCGAGGTGCGTGGCCGGGCTGAAACAATCGTCACCCTTTGCTGCGACCGCTGCCTGCAGCATTACAACCATCCGCTCAGGAGCGACAGCAACGAGCTGATCTGGTTGAGCGAAGCCGAGGTGGAGTGCCCTGAGGTGCTGGAGCTCGATCCCGAGGCGCCCTGCGAAACCCTCGATCCCCGCGGCAGCTTCGATCCGGCCCGCTGGCTGTTTGAGCAGCTGCACCTGCAACTGCCCCTGCGCAACGACTGCGGCCTCGACTGCCCAGGCCCTGACCTGCCCAAGGAGCGCCCGGAGCCCACGGCCAGCGAGGCCGCGGAGCCCTGCGGCGACCCGCGCTGGGCGGCACTCCGACTCCTGCAGTTGCCCTGAGGCACCATGGGCCAGGCCTGGTCGGACCACCTGGATCTGCTGATCCGCGCCCGCACGCCGATCCTCTGGATCCGCAGCCCTGAGGAGGAGCGCATCGCCACCCTGCTGGGGGAGGGGGCCCGGCGGCTGGGCCAGCGCCTGCTGCTGCGCTGGGATTTCATCCACGGCCTGCGCGGCCTCCCCAACCG harbors:
- a CDS encoding PspA/IM30 family protein, which gives rise to MGFFDRLSRLLRANLNDLVSKAEDPGKILDQSVADMQADLVKLRTAVATAIASQKRIQNQAEQAESQSKTWYERAELALKKGEEDLAREALSRRKTYQDTATALNAQLNGQAGQVETLKKSLLALEGKIAEAKTKKDMLKARSQAAQAQEQLQSAVSGLGTNSAMAAFEQMEEKVLQQEARSQAAAELAGADLESQFASLEGGSDVDDELAALKNRLEGGAAAIPLLAADAPLPKLEPAKAAQVDAELEDLKRSIDKL
- a CDS encoding DUF721 domain-containing protein; this translates as MARARPEQTRRIGNLSLLMAAPRPPAAALGDCLARLQQEWQREGSLAALWQAWPRIAGPQLAPHCRPTSFRGGLLTVGASHPQWLQGLRYNRHQLLGALRGAGFTVRDLRFQQIQPAAPFTPGAEAEAATWAVHPSRVDVHGMGTCPDCGRPSPGGEIQRWGHCSFCRRQPQEPLGESQ
- a CDS encoding ArnT family glycosyltransferase; the encoded protein is MVLGLTVALGVLLFLRGLGESGLVDETPPLFAAAARAMAETGDWLTPAVNGLPRYDKPPLVYWAMALGYLLPGQPHWNPLGTWAANLPTALASIAVMVALAFTLLRWPQPAGSSGRPPRWPALTALAAPLAFALSPLVILWGRIGVSDGLFTAGVALTLLLFWQAHADPRRPRWAPWPLLGLAVLAKGPVALLLVGLTLLVFGLHQGNLGVLVGRFRPLRGLAITALVAVPWFAAELVVEGKPFWDSFFGYHNLQRFSSVVNQHLQPWWYFGPVLVVASLPFTPLLLLGLGRALGRPRGAGRQANSLPATSPPATSLGAFAACWLLVVLAFFTVSATKLPSYWLPATPAAALLVALAAQGADQPAPPWPSRPVPDRPLAWAQGLTLLLGALLAAALWASPRWVPLINDPEMPTLPAELLASGLVLRAAFCFSLLVVVGLVLWRWPLRPPGWLLAVQLPLVLFQAVAVLPMWSLGDGVRQRPVRQIASELVRQRRPSESVAMVGILKPSLHYYSRRVVLYEGRLPADLVNLNDRLLNERRHGQAPARLDEAPTVLVVIDDTTSQEPYWQGLGAEELAHIGLYKLWRLDRRRLDERARGLINRGQARIQWRDPRPERY
- a CDS encoding glycosyltransferase, coding for MGAEALRLLVVSTPVGALGSGRGGGVELTLASLVAGLLERGHHLTVLAADGSRLPAGCERARLWSCPGVDQPSWQHQRRDSPVVMPAQALLPRLWQRAVGSQAGFDALINLAYDWLPFWLTPQLHTPLLHLVSMGSVAEVMDAVIADVARWDQRRLAFHTRAQADDFELSEAPVLVGNGFDLEAYGFCAAPEPLLGWVGRIAPEKGLEDAARAAALLGRRLAVWGLVEDPAYAAAVEAAVPAGTVDWRGFLPTSELQAELGRCAALLNTPKWNEAFGNVVVEAMACGVPVVAYRRGGPGELVQPGINGLLVPPDDVPALAAAVADAEGLDRQSCRAWVERTCSRAAFAERLERWLLSALGRSPA
- a CDS encoding DMT family transporter, producing the protein MPFLPRWLLMLLPFALWGTAMAAMKPLLVGAGPLTLAWMRLVPAGLLVLLAAALLGRSLRVERRDLGWLLLFAAVDATLFQALLAVGLGQTGAGLGSVLIDSQPLVVALLARSLFAEAINPVGWLGLLLGVLGIVCLGLPAPLLQHWWLEAPSSLGARAWSHGELWMLGAALAMAFGTVISRYACRSSDPVAITGWHMLLGGVPLLLASALAPLIWSGAPPFWPQWSAQDWGLMAYASVFGSALAYGLFFTFASRGDLTGFSSLTFLTPLFALVCGQLLLAEELRPLQWLGAVVALISVLLINRRQQLWEGPGDGG
- the sppA gene encoding signal peptide peptidase SppA, translating into MSWPWRRKSRRKLARIAIEGAIAGATRERVLKALRQVEEREFPALLLRIDSPGGTVGDSQEIHAALMRLRSKGCKVVASFGNISASGGVYVGVAADRIVANPGTITGSIGVILRGNNLSKLLERVGISFETVKSGLYKDILSPDRALTEGERELLQALIDSSYGQFVTAVAEGRSLSEEVVRGFADGRVFSGAQARELGLVDELGDEDAARRLAARLADLDEEKTRPVSFGHPRKGLGSLIPGRALWGELRAALSLELAWGGQPLWLYRP
- the aroH gene encoding chorismate mutase — protein: MSETLALRALRGATTASANSAEAIAEAVAELISDLIERNQLQAERVLSVTFSCTTDLDACFPAAVARQRAGWDAVALLDCQQMAVAGDLPRCIRLLAHAWMERDQPVVHPYLRGAALLRPDRSGHN
- a CDS encoding DUF2808 domain-containing protein yields the protein MTSPFAVLRRPLAIAAAAAGATVLGGLTVAGGTALLEGAAPAPARAQGTPSLLEFRWDNNRDYRKLYYFVTDTTRLKRSEYYLILKPKDRKTAILKLSITIPESFDVKIDPKDVKLCVMKEGGMLSRTRCLQEIPAVVEIPKGGRAIEIFPNTPVPDDKTIGVYINLFNPFNIGMYQFNALAQAPGDVPMSGYLGSWIIQIDPSN
- the rpmH gene encoding 50S ribosomal protein L34 gives rise to the protein MTKRTLEGTSRKRKRVSGFRVRMRSHTGRRVIRTRRRRGRARLAV
- the rnpA gene encoding ribonuclease P protein component, giving the protein MVLPREHRLRGRFVFDHLYQQGVRHHGQWMVLRTMAARDELLRSELRRQAPSPCRCAVVISTKVSKRSVQRNRLRRLFHDHLRLFCHAQAPEQPAQWILLSLKPGSAEVPDDDLLGECSMLLQKAGLRP
- a CDS encoding PH domain-containing protein; protein product: MTPDTSTPLTSSETLFYEGGPARGDLIFNLLFGLTLIGLPFTVGAIIRALWLRFRITSRRVSVTGGWMGRDRSQVAYGQIKEVRSIPRGFGFWGDMVLVLSDGARLEMRAMPRFREAEAYINEQIAARTPAAANGFGNPQAASA
- the yidC gene encoding membrane protein insertase YidC; translated protein: MIGYISDNLLLPILDFFYGLVPSYGLAIIALTVVIRLALFPLSAGSIRSARRMRIAQPVMQKRQAEIKSRYASDPQKQQEELGKLMKEFGSPLAGCLPLLVQMPILFALFATLRGSPFADVPYTLNLKVVPAEEIAALETKPFASASHSIFITETRHVPVIASLPTGTKLGVGERQQVKIETKEGEAFSSLLAGIDNGDAFRPSWKVSKGEEVVRVSGDGTIEALAPGDATVEASIPGLAARSGFLFIKALGQVGFYTDGAINWDIAILVAGFGLSLLASQLLSGMGMPANPQQATANKITPVMITGMFLFFPLPAGVLLYMVVANIFQALQTFLLTREALPDNLQTILDQQIAQQAVAVTAGGSTEGGRLPFEPKGKK
- a CDS encoding YceD family protein → MSGALLPVPLQELRLLADGRRWTVDQPLDDLASLTPVRGELEAVHRGTVLEVRGRAETIVTLCCDRCLQHYNHPLRSDSNELIWLSEAEVECPEVLELDPEAPCETLDPRGSFDPARWLFEQLHLQLPLRNDCGLDCPGPDLPKERPEPTASEAAEPCGDPRWAALRLLQLP